The Aedes albopictus strain Foshan chromosome 2, AalbF5, whole genome shotgun sequence region cgcaaagaaactctatgcccaaggaagtccaggaaatttcctttacgaaaagttcctgaaccgaccgggaatcgaacccgttatccCTAGCACGTTCATGCTGGATACccgcgcctttacagctgtggctatatgggcccttttttcACAACTACATACTACACTCATCAGTCAACAGTAGTAACGATTGCATTGGAAAAAACGATGACGTAACACAACGTTTAACGGGGCTGAACGACTCATCAACATTATCAGACAGTAATTAATAAACTGCAATCGAAGACTGTCTTCGTAGCTGATTGAGGGAAACACGCTCGGTGCATCAAGTTGAAGCAAAAGTTCCATGTGCCCGTGCCCCCAATGGAACATCTACAGGTGATCCTGACAGTCTCCCTACTTATAGCCACTGTCAACACCAACAAACATCAGACCAACAACGCCCTGTACCGCTGTGGAATACGGAAACGTTTCGGTGAACAGCTGATTCACCACGGCCAAACGGCAGAGCTTGGACAGTGGCCGTGGCATGCGGCGATCTACCATCGCATCGATCGCAGAAACTCACCGAATGGGACGTACAAATGTGGAGCTACTCTAATCGATCAACAGCACGTCCTCACGGCCGCCCATTGCGTAGTTAGTGTGAGTGGCCAATCGCTCAACCCGCAACAGCTGGCGGTTCACCTCGGAAAGCACGAGTTGTACAAATTTGACGGGCAATTGCAGATTGTTAACGTTAGTGAGGTGCATATACACGAAGAGTATAGTCCTAATCGTCATGATGTGGCCCTGCTGGTTTTAGATGAAGAGGTTCGTTACTCGGAATATGTGGTGCCGATATGCTTGGAACCAGTCCCGGGAGGTAGGGCGGATGACCTGGTTGGACAACTAGGATGGGTCGCTGGTTGGGGGATCAACGAGAACGGGACTTTGTCCGAAGTGCTGAAGACCACCCAGATGCCCGTGGTGGATATTACCGAATGTGCGAGGAGTGATCCCAATCTGTTCGGGAGATTCGTGTCGCAGGCGGTGTATTGCGCCAGTGATCGCAATGGTGAGTTGGTAGAATCTGGTAGAATAAGGGTTTGGAGGACTCGGTTAACGAAGCATTTGGATACATTCAAGGAACAAGCGTATGTGTAGGAGACTCAGGTGGCGGGATGTATTTTAGCACAGGAGACCGCTGGGAACTCCGAGGGATAGTTTCGTTTGGTTCTAAATCGAAAACTGGTAGCTGTGATACCAGCAAGTACATAATGTTCGTCAACGTCGCACACTACCATTCTTGGATAAGGAAACTAACGGATGGAAGGATCGGACACGTCAGCAACGTTATAAAGAGGATCAGTGAAAAAAGTTTGGATACAACTTGTTTATGAATGTTCAGATGATATCAACCATTGCCGTTTCAGAATGTGAAGAATACGCTACCATTGCCAGGAAGCGGTCAAATGGAGTTTGCAATAACGTAAGGTCCCCTCATACGGTAGGTTCAATTCCTCTTGATCCTTTTACTTAATATATCAACATAGCTTTATTCCAGGTCAGCGTAATCAAAGAAGGATTTAATATTTCCTGTAGTGCAACGGTCATTAGTGAGCTGTACGTGTTATCATCAGCTGCCTGTGGACAATTGTAAGTTCACCATCCACACCAAGTTCATTACAGATTAGTTTACATCTCCTGGACTATTTCAGCAACTCTAGTCAATGGAAAATCCGAGCCGGTAGTGAAGAAGATATGAATATCGCACAAGCAATCGTTCATCCTTTGTACAACCACCAACGACGCAGCAACAATCTCATGTTGCTGAAGTTGGTAGAACCTTTGGTGCTTGGAAGCAGGTTTCTACCCGCATGCTTGGCAAACGCGGCGACGGAAAACCTGTACGACTCACTGATGGTTACCGGCTACACCGGAAGTATGCTCAACACTCCCTCAAAACATGAACCAAACTCTTCATAAAGTTTCCCTTTCTTGGTAGGATACCGTCGGTTCTATAAAAATGTCAACATAAAGGCCCTTTCGACGGCCGAATGCGTCGCCCGCCAGAAGTCAAAAGGTGACAAACGGACCGTTTCACCGGTCGAGGTGTGCGTTGTGGCCCATCACGAAGAGGAGTTCGACGGTGAGGATTACCTACTGGCCGGAATCACCGGAGCGTCGCTACAGACCTTCAATAGCCGCAGTTGTATGTTCACGACCCTCGGGGTCTCCACTGCCGATGGGCTGGAGTTGGAAGTCTACACCCGGGTGGCGTCCCATTTGGAGTGGATAGAGTCGATTGTTTGGGCCGACGAGTACCTGGAGGATGAGCAAACTTCAACGGATCGTGCAGTGGTGGATGTTGAAATGGAAACGGAATCCGTGGATCCAGCAACAACGACCGTATCATCTAGAAGTGCCAATTTGTACAACAAATATTCGCATGATTTTTATTTTCCGGATGGTTAAAGTTAAAAATTGCCAAGTATGATAAGTAGTTACCgatcaataatgatcgagtttattcttgtacCTCACCTAATGTCTCATGATCAATTtcgtatcaattactaatttataaattagcttccatctCATGCAAAAAAACAGTTGTGAAAGAActataatttccttaaaataataagactgaataattgtccctcgaattccaTTTTCATctaagtccacgtctatttcgggcacaatctgaattcaattcccggcacaccttctacgtgacatttTTGCCCACCcgatcataatacgccatcacagtgtaacaaagaaatctttctctgtgctTGTGAactacgatgtttcgtatgcaagtccacgcacacatttgcttgcatcctccctaggcgaagacaactgtaaacAAACATTCTACCGACAGGAAAAAGCGATTTTTGTTTTgaataattgaacagcttttgttgcatgctgcagcagtgaaatccaactttgaagtgccatagAGCTTTTGTGGGGGGTGAATTGAAAGtttgttcaacaagtgaatctggtgaAGTGAAAATTGCCTTCGTCGTATGCAAAGATTCAACGCGTAAgtagagtgaaattgaaacgtaaaatttcgcgtaattattcgatttccagtgctactgGGGCTGATTATTgaaagtctacatctttttgcttttaTCTGATGATTCATTGGCAAAAGAAAGTTGGTATATCTGTAATCATTGGATATTtatcgtctgatatgacgggaattagcgcatatgacgaagtaaattcctACCTTATTCGGGATTGTCAGTTTCACTTTTTGTAAAGTTGTGATTATGACCCTGGTAGCATCAACGTCTCCGAGAAAATATCTGGGGCTCATTATCATTTGAAATATATCGTAGCTCTCGAGTCCCAGGCATCTTTAGAATGGCTGCACTATACATTTCTGAACCAGAAGATGGCCTGCTCccactctccagaaattccttcaggaatttgtccaggaactcttccaggaatttgtccaggaactttccagaaaaaatctccatgaatttcttcaggaattcctcaaaaattccttcagaaatgcctcgagGTGTTCATCCATACATTCATTGAGGAAGcctcaaatttctcaaagaattcctccaaaaattccttcacgaattccttccgaaatacttccacgaattcttacaaggattcttctaagaatttatcGTGGGATTACTCCAAGttttactccaggaaatcttaaATGTATTTCTctcggaactctttcaggaattcctcgagaaattcctcctgagattcctccatggattcctctaggaattgctgaaggggtttatcccagaatttcttcggaagaaaaaatcttccagaaattcctccaggaatttcattaaaaaaccctcaaggatatcctccaggaagcctcaaacatttcctccagaaaattctaaggGAACTTTCCCGGaactctttcataaattcttctaggtattcttcgagaaattctgccaaggattccttcatggattactccaggaatttttccaggatttttttttccacgaattgctccaggatttcctctaaggattcagccatgaatttctttagaaatttctcaaaaattcctttagaaattcttcgaggagttcctccagacattcctccaggaagcttaaaaatttctccaggaatttgtcaaagaattcctccataaattcctccaaaaattccatcaggaattcctctagaaatacttccagaaaacctCCAGatactcttccaaggattccttcaggaatcccttaagggattcctccagaaatttttcctgggattccaccaggggttcccccagaaatttctgcaagaatttcgctcggaattcctgcaagaattgcttcaaagctttctccagaaattcctccaggaattcgtcagtgaactctcctaggaattcttccagaaattccttcaaatgtccgaccagaaatttctccaagcattcttcctgaagtttcttcaggaattcctacacgaaaACCTTCAGACttttattccaataattcttttaagaatgcctccagagattcctccagagattccgccagggattcttccaggaatttctctcggaatttctccaggttttcctccagggtttcctccagggtttcctccaggcattcttccagagttttctccaggaagtcctcctgggatacgtcaatgaactcctccagaaatttcaccagaagtaCTCCTCCATACAGAAATAttcctcctgcagaaattcttctaggaattctttcagaaactcctccaggaaatgctccaagggtttctttaggaatgtctccagggattcctccagaaattcctccagggatttctccttcaattcctccagagatttatcatgGAATTCGTCCGcggattcctcggggaattccttcaataatttcttcaggaaattcaacAGGAGTTCTCCAGAGCTTCCCAAAGAATATATTCTAGCATTTCTTCagtaatgcctccagggattccttctgaaggtccttcagggattcttcctgaaattcatccacggattcctccaggtgatTAAGTGATTCTTTAAACGGTTCACGGAATGCTGTTCCATTACATATGGTGAAATAGGGACATGTCAGGTTTTTCAGTATCACTTCTTAGATATACATAAGTACTCTATCATTATCTTTTTAATCTATTTCAAGATATTTTAGGCCGGTGACAGATCTCGTCAACGTCCTTCTCAGATATTTCAACCGCATCGCACCAAAACCTACGCCAGACATCTGGCAAAATCTTGCAAATAATTTTCCGgatgaagaatttctcaaggatcgcCAAGAAAATCTGTCAGGAATCACTTTTTTAATCCATTCTAGATCTCACCACAAGTTTTGCAGTAATATTTCTATGTCGGTAAGGTACAAGACCGATGAAAAAACACTTGGATTGACTTGCCGGTGGCTACGGTCTGATTGAGAAAGTAGTAAATTAAACGCCAAACAAAAGATTCGCGGTGCCAGGGAACGAATAGGACACGATGGAATTGATTACGAACTTCCGTAGAAATTGTGGGGATTAATTAAGGCTGAATCTTTAGCATATTAGCTTTGGCAGGAAGGCGTGCTTGCCCAGTGTAAATGCAAGAACAATGAGTTCCTGATGAGCATAGCGGTATTTAATAGTTAATTGGGATTTTTACATTGGAAATGTGTTCtgtaaaaaaagtactgaaaaaaagtgtaaATTATAATTCAATAAATAGATTCTGTACACGATTattattcttcctgggattccttcaggaattcctactgagattctcctgggtttctttagagatttctcttgggattcctccggagattcctcaagagtttcttccaggattctttattCCTCCGGGGATGCGTCTGGTGTTGCTTCTGAGATTTCCCTCAGGATCCCTCCAAAATgcatcctgggatttcttaattGCTTCTTTCCATTTTTTTCGGATTTCACCGGaagtccttcacggattctttccggGGTTCTTCCGGGGCTTCTCCTGGTATTCTTTTATTGGTTCCTCCCCGGATTCCTCCGGTTATTCTTCTataaaatcctctcagaattcttccaggtttcccaCGATTTGTCTTGGgaatccttcattgattcttcccgagattactttagagatttttccctaaagaagaaatcctttcagggatttcttcaggatttttttcaggaatttctctcgggattctctcagggatttcttgcGGGATTCTTCGAAGAGGTTCCCCCGAGATTCGGAATCCCTCTTGAGTTTTCTTCACATGGTTCTTCCGGGTTTCTCCCGTGATTCCCTAATTGATTTCTCTCGGGAATTGTTCAagatcttcttcagaaatttctccaggcttcTGTCAGTGATGTCACGATTTTGAAGGggtttccaccagagatttctcccggtatGCTTTCAGGGGTTACTCCCGTGTTTCCTGAATGGATTCCTTCCTACGTTCTTTAcgactatattttttttaatttttgtaacgaaagtttaacttttttttatttcaagttCTGTGCTCAAATACGTAAGACATGACCATGCGTTTCCATTATATATCAGATACATCCTAGTGTTCtttctgagattatttcaggagatccttctggaattcctgcaggagtgttTTTGAGACtgatctaagagttctttcaaagattcctctagaggttccttcgatttctagaagttcctactgaaattactccagcagtttcttctggtgttcctccaggaaataattctgtaaatcctcaagaagtttatTTTTGGAATCGTCAAAACGTTCCTATTATAACTTCCATTATGAGAATTCCCCCcgcaagtttcttctggaaattctgaaaaaaatcttctttgATTTTAAAGAAGTTCTTCCTAAGATCCCTCAAGGAGTTTGTGGGTGTCTTACTTGGATTTGTTTAGAAACTCCTTCGAGGAGTTCTTCAGAGGTTCTTTTGCggatacctcctggagttcct contains the following coding sequences:
- the LOC109427028 gene encoding polyserase-2-like — its product is MEHLQVILTVSLLIATVNTNKHQTNNALYRCGIRKRFGEQLIHHGQTAELGQWPWHAAIYHRIDRRNSPNGTYKCGATLIDQQHVLTAAHCVVSVSGQSLNPQQLAVHLGKHELYKFDGQLQIVNVSEVHIHEEYSPNRHDVALLVLDEEVRYSEYVVPICLEPVPGGRADDLVGQLGWVAGWGINENGTLSEVLKTTQMPVVDITECARSDPNLFGRFVSQAVYCASDRNGTSVCVGDSGGGMYFSTGDRWELRGIVSFGSKSKTGSCDTSKYIMFVNVAHYHSWIRKLTDGRIGHVSNVIKRISEKKCEEYATIARKRSNGVCNNVRSPHTVSVIKEGFNISCSATVISELYVLSSAACGQFNSSQWKIRAGSEEDMNIAQAIVHPLYNHQRRSNNLMLLKLVEPLVLGSRFLPACLANAATENLYDSLMVTGYTGRYRRFYKNVNIKALSTAECVARQKSKGDKRTVSPVEVCVVAHHEEEFDGEDYLLAGITGASLQTFNSRSCMFTTLGVSTADGLELEVYTRVASHLEWIESIVWADEYLEDEQTSTDRAVVDVEMETESVDPATTTVSSRSANLYNKYSHDFYFPDG